In Comamonas koreensis, the genomic stretch TATGCGCTCAAGCGCGGCGTGGGCTACCTGAACGATATCCAAGGATTTCCTGACCCTGCGCTCTATCCCGATATTGCTGAGGCGGACTGCAGGCTGGTGGTTATGCACTCAGCGCAGCGGGATGGCATCGCCACCCGCACCGGTCACCTTCGACCCGAAGACGCGCTCGACGAGATTGTGCGGTTCTTCGAGGCGCGGGTTTCCGCCTTGCGACGGAGCGGGGTCGCTGCCGACCGGCTCATCCTCGATCCGGGGATGGGATTTTTCTTGAGCCCCGCACCGGAAACATCGCTGCACGTGCTGTCGAACCTTCAAAAGCTGAAGTCGGCGTTGGGGCTTCCGCTATTGGTCTCGGTGTCGCGGAAATCCTTCTTGGGCGCCACCGTTGGCCTTCCTGTAAAGGATCTGGGTCCAGCGAGCCTTGCGGCGGAACTTCACGCGATCGGCAATGGCGCTGACTACGTCCGCACCCACGCGCCTGGAGATCTGCGAAGCGCAATCACCATCTCGGAAACCCTCGCGAAATTTCGCAGTCGCGACGCCAGAGACCGAGGGTTAGATCATGCCTAGCATTCACCTTCCGGCCGCCCGCTAGCGGACCCTGGTCAGGTTCCGCGAAGGTGGGCGCAGACATGCTGGGCTCGTCAGGATCAAACTGCACTATGAGGCGGCGGTTCATACCGCGCCAGGGGAGCGAATGGACAGCGAGGAGCCTCCGAACGTTCGGGTCGCCTGCTCGGGTGATATCGACGAGGTTGTGCGGCTGATGCACGACGCTGCGGCGTGGATGTCCGCCAAGGGAACGCCCGCCTGGGACGTCGCGCGGATCGACCGGACATTCGCGGAGACC encodes the following:
- the sul1 gene encoding sulfonamide-resistant dihydropteroate synthase Sul1, which codes for MVTVFGILNLTEDSFFDESRRLDPAGAVTAAIEMLRVGSDVVDVGPAASHPDARPVSPADEIRRIAPLLDALSDQMHRVSIDSFQPETQRYALKRGVGYLNDIQGFPDPALYPDIAEADCRLVVMHSAQRDGIATRTGHLRPEDALDEIVRFFEARVSALRRSGVAADRLILDPGMGFFLSPAPETSLHVLSNLQKLKSALGLPLLVSVSRKSFLGATVGLPVKDLGPASLAAELHAIGNGADYVRTHAPGDLRSAITISETLAKFRSRDARDRGLDHA